The Thiohalophilus sp. genome has a window encoding:
- a CDS encoding putative bifunctional diguanylate cyclase/phosphodiesterase, which translates to MVLKYITMSLVVVGLVLLLSSLRPVRKICQEKECTDLTWNFIFILLVLFIAGYIAQLTMLSRQAVPGIAEILVAMVFLGGSLFVLLITRSSLSSIEYIRRISALELHYAYHDHLTGLPNRNFLYEKIEGLIKDSSSAHFEFVVLMMDLNQFKEVNDSMGHQAGDRLIQHVATRIKKVLRVTDTFVRLGGDEFAVLLPGANDKTAEVVAQNIVRFMQDPFRIDRRQIPIGISIGLACYPEDGPSADMLIQHADVAMYMAKESGSGYAFYDASEDQYTTQRLSMLCNLRDAMDNRQITLHYQPIIDMQHKKVWGVEALARWQHPELGLVMPDEFIPLAVQSNLMRPLSQYILRTALQQMAEWQKEGLDLRMSVNLSIHDIQDALLPEKLRELIERYRINPARLMLEITENSVMTDSHGMRVVIEQLHEMGVSLAIDDFGTGYSSLAYLKQIPADEIKIDKSFVRDMSRDDNDAVIVRTTIDLAHNMGRRVIAEGVEAQDAYELLEILRCDLAQGYYICRPVSVAEFRRWLAHGPVTELLAARADSPA; encoded by the coding sequence ATGGTGCTGAAGTACATAACGATGTCCCTCGTGGTGGTTGGCCTGGTATTACTGCTCTCCTCGTTGCGTCCGGTCAGGAAAATTTGTCAGGAAAAGGAATGCACCGACCTGACCTGGAATTTCATTTTTATTTTGCTGGTCTTGTTTATTGCCGGCTATATTGCCCAGTTGACGATGCTGAGCCGTCAGGCTGTCCCTGGCATTGCGGAAATTCTTGTGGCAATGGTCTTTCTGGGCGGCAGCCTGTTCGTGCTGTTAATCACCCGTAGCAGTCTTTCCAGTATTGAATACATCCGGCGTATTTCCGCGCTGGAACTCCATTACGCCTATCATGATCACCTGACCGGATTACCCAACCGCAATTTCCTGTATGAGAAGATTGAAGGTCTGATCAAGGACAGCTCGTCAGCTCACTTCGAGTTCGTGGTACTGATGATGGATCTGAACCAGTTCAAGGAAGTTAACGATTCGATGGGACACCAGGCCGGTGACAGGCTGATTCAGCATGTCGCGACCCGGATCAAGAAAGTGTTGCGGGTGACGGATACCTTCGTTCGCCTTGGCGGGGATGAGTTTGCGGTGTTGTTGCCGGGCGCAAATGATAAGACAGCAGAAGTGGTGGCGCAGAATATCGTCCGTTTTATGCAGGACCCGTTTCGAATCGACCGTCGCCAGATACCGATTGGTATCAGTATCGGTCTGGCCTGTTATCCCGAGGATGGTCCCTCGGCGGATATGCTGATTCAGCATGCCGACGTGGCCATGTACATGGCCAAGGAGAGCGGGTCCGGTTATGCGTTTTACGACGCGAGCGAGGATCAATACACCACCCAGCGTCTGAGCATGTTGTGTAATCTGCGTGATGCCATGGATAACCGGCAGATTACGCTGCACTACCAGCCGATTATCGATATGCAGCACAAGAAGGTCTGGGGGGTGGAAGCCCTGGCCCGCTGGCAGCATCCGGAGCTGGGACTGGTGATGCCGGATGAGTTTATTCCCCTGGCGGTGCAGTCGAACCTGATGCGACCGTTATCCCAGTACATTTTGCGCACTGCACTACAGCAAATGGCCGAATGGCAAAAGGAAGGACTGGATTTACGCATGAGCGTGAACCTTTCCATTCATGATATCCAGGATGCCCTATTGCCTGAAAAATTGCGCGAACTGATCGAGCGCTACCGGATTAATCCGGCCCGGTTGATGCTGGAGATTACCGAAAACAGTGTGATGACCGATTCACATGGGATGCGCGTGGTGATTGAGCAATTGCATGAAATGGGCGTCAGCCTGGCGATTGATGATTTTGGTACCGGTTATTCGTCACTGGCCTATCTCAAGCAGATTCCGGCCGATGAGATCAAAATCGACAAATCGTTTGTGCGGGATATGAGCCGCGATGATAATGACGCGGTGATTGTCCGCACGACCATCGATCTGGCGCATAACATGGGACGGCGGGTGATTGCCGAAGGTGTCGAGGCGCAGGACGCCTATGAATTGCTCGAAATATTGCGTTGCGATCTTGCCCAGGGCTATTACATCTGCCGGCCTGTCAGCGTTGCGGAATTTCGACGCTGGCTGGCGCATGGCCCCGTTACCGAGTTGCTGGCGGCGCGTGCCGACAGTCCGGCCTGA
- a CDS encoding DUF6316 family protein codes for MHVHRRGEQGAIPFRSGRLFNIDTRWYFACRTGLDKGPYDSRDEAEAALSLFIRDMNTRDQRLYD; via the coding sequence ATGCACGTGCATCGCCGGGGTGAGCAGGGCGCGATTCCCTTTCGCAGCGGCCGTTTATTCAATATCGATACCCGCTGGTATTTTGCCTGTCGGACAGGGCTGGACAAGGGCCCCTACGATAGTCGCGATGAAGCCGAAGCCGCCCTGTCCCTCTTTATCCGGGACATGAACACCCGGGATCAACGCCTGTATGACTGA
- the rapA gene encoding RNA polymerase-associated protein RapA, with translation MENFIPGQRWYSDNEPELGLGIVRTVEPRQVHLYFPAIDEDRLYRLDNAPLTRMRFLPHDTVNDDQGTKWSVTHVEEHDGVLIYYGHDEQGHPGQIVETALAPRLQLSRPQDRLLGGHIDSARLYRLRQMIRERQHALLPAPVHGLCGCRVDLVPHQLYIAHEVANRATPRVLLADEVGLGKTIEAGLIMHKQLLDERIARALILVPENLLHQWLVEMLRRFNLRFSLLDEQRCQALSEQDDNPFETEQLVLCPLEMFMSHTERQQQALTASWDLLVVDEAHHLDWQPERVSPEYRFIEQLAARIPAVLLLTATPEQLGIAGHFARLRLLDPQRFFDLDEFLEEEALYQPILRAVNALLEDQPLGEASREALHLALGEHPAFERLMSLANHAPTDEWHRTEHHHARQQLIHLLVDRHGTGRVLFRNTRAAISGFPERQLHATALPLPDAYAQAYASACDDDTTWRLNPEQLWSQQNEAATDWVAFDPRVQWVIETVREYRGEKFLLICAQAQTARTLHHYLADRVGLRCAVFHEQMSIIERDRAAAYFADPEEGARLLICSEIGSEGS, from the coding sequence ATGGAAAATTTCATCCCAGGCCAGCGCTGGTACAGCGACAATGAACCGGAACTCGGTCTGGGTATCGTACGGACTGTCGAGCCCCGGCAGGTCCATCTCTACTTTCCGGCGATCGATGAAGATCGCCTCTATCGACTGGATAATGCCCCGCTGACGCGAATGCGTTTTCTGCCCCATGACACCGTCAATGATGATCAGGGCACAAAGTGGTCTGTCACTCACGTGGAAGAGCATGACGGCGTGCTCATCTATTATGGTCACGACGAGCAGGGCCACCCCGGCCAGATCGTTGAAACCGCTCTGGCGCCCCGCTTGCAACTCAGCCGGCCACAGGACCGGTTACTCGGCGGGCATATCGACTCCGCCCGCCTTTACCGGTTACGCCAGATGATCCGCGAGCGACAGCACGCGTTATTGCCGGCGCCCGTCCATGGGCTGTGCGGCTGCCGGGTCGACCTGGTGCCGCATCAGCTCTACATTGCTCATGAAGTCGCCAACCGCGCCACGCCCCGGGTACTCCTGGCCGATGAGGTGGGACTGGGCAAGACCATCGAGGCGGGCCTCATCATGCACAAGCAATTGCTGGACGAGCGCATTGCCCGGGCGCTGATCCTGGTGCCGGAAAACCTTCTGCATCAATGGCTGGTGGAAATGTTGCGCCGCTTTAATCTGCGCTTCAGTTTGCTGGACGAACAACGCTGCCAGGCCCTGAGCGAACAGGACGACAATCCCTTCGAGACCGAGCAGCTGGTTCTGTGCCCGCTGGAAATGTTCATGAGCCATACCGAGCGCCAGCAACAGGCGTTAACGGCGTCATGGGATCTGCTGGTCGTCGACGAGGCCCATCATCTTGACTGGCAGCCCGAACGGGTCAGCCCCGAATACCGTTTTATCGAACAACTGGCGGCGCGCATCCCGGCGGTGCTGTTATTGACCGCGACGCCGGAACAGCTGGGCATCGCCGGCCATTTTGCCCGCCTGCGACTGCTGGATCCGCAACGCTTTTTTGATCTGGATGAATTCCTTGAAGAAGAAGCCCTTTATCAGCCGATCCTGCGAGCGGTGAATGCGTTGCTGGAGGATCAACCGCTGGGTGAGGCCTCACGGGAGGCACTGCATCTGGCGCTCGGCGAGCACCCCGCCTTCGAGCGCCTGATGTCGCTCGCCAATCATGCGCCAACGGACGAGTGGCATCGCACGGAACATCATCATGCCCGTCAGCAACTGATTCATCTGCTGGTCGATCGTCATGGCACCGGCCGGGTCCTGTTTCGCAATACCCGCGCGGCGATCAGCGGGTTTCCCGAGCGGCAGCTGCACGCCACCGCCCTGCCCCTGCCCGACGCCTATGCGCAAGCGTATGCCAGTGCCTGCGATGACGACACCACCTGGCGGTTGAACCCGGAACAACTCTGGTCGCAACAGAACGAGGCCGCAACCGACTGGGTCGCGTTTGATCCCCGGGTGCAATGGGTAATCGAGACCGTACGCGAATACCGGGGTGAAAAGTTTCTTCTGATCTGCGCGCAGGCACAGACGGCTCGCACACTGCATCACTACCTGGCCGATCGGGTCGGTCTGCGTTGCGCCGTTTTTCATGAGCAGATGAGCATTATCGAGCGGGATCGGGCCGCCGCCTATTTTGCCGACCCGGAAGAAGGCGCCCGGTTGCTGATCTGCTCGGAGATCGGCAGCGAAGGGTCGTAA
- a CDS encoding gamma-glutamylcyclotransferase family protein — MSAHLFTYGTLELPEVFAAVTGQSLDGTPARLNGYARYRLEGEVYPGIIVTPGEGLQGTLYRDLDPAIHRKIDHYEDTCYEKRQVRVTTKEGLELFAMAYVIPDEKGRLLSSRQWDQQQFIEQHLENFLRYIR, encoded by the coding sequence ATGTCCGCTCATCTGTTTACTTACGGCACCCTCGAATTACCCGAAGTGTTTGCGGCCGTGACCGGCCAGAGCCTGGACGGCACCCCGGCCAGGTTGAACGGCTATGCCCGTTATCGCCTGGAGGGCGAAGTCTACCCCGGCATTATTGTGACACCGGGAGAGGGCTTGCAGGGAACATTATACCGGGATCTGGACCCCGCGATTCACCGCAAAATCGATCACTACGAAGATACCTGTTATGAAAAGCGGCAGGTCAGAGTGACGACAAAAGAGGGGTTGGAGTTGTTCGCCATGGCCTACGTGATCCCCGACGAAAAAGGCCGCCTGCTCTCATCCCGCCAGTGGGATCAACAACAATTCATCGAACAACACCTGGAAAACTTCCTGCGTTATATTCGCTAG
- a CDS encoding ABC transporter ATP-binding protein, protein MTTSSPTRPVPVDDDAASAPAQGYGWSYILNATLRHKRELVKANLIAVVAVLASVPIPLMMPLLVDEVLLEQPGPLVGFMQGLFPAPWHGPVLYILFILLVTVLLRLSSIMFTVWQTRQFTLVAKDVVYRIRRTLLNRLRRISMAEYETLGSGTVASYFVTDLNAIDEFIGQSVSKTLIAGLSLIGVTAVLLWLHWQLALFILFLNPLVIYFTVTLGKKVKTLKKRENKAFELFQESLVETLDAVRQIRASNRERHYLGRVIDAARRVKSHSADYSWKSDAASRLSFGVFLLGFDSFRAIGMLMVVFSDLTIGQMMAVFGYLWFMMTPVQELLNLQYAFYSAKAALQRINTLLDLRLEPRYPHHQNPFSGKITTGIRLDDISFTYGDNEPVLRHVSLNVKPGEKIALVGASGGGKSTLVQVLLGIYPFDSGMLYFDDVPITRIGLDVVRENVVTVLQQPAMFNDTVRHNLTLGEEQDDAQLWQALRIAQLEEIVLQMPHRLDTLIGRQGVRLSGGQQQRLAIARMILANPKIVILDEATSALDIDTEARLHRALHDYLQERTTLIIAHRLSAVRQADRVYVFEDGHIIEHGSHEELIEAGGLYQRLYGKQA, encoded by the coding sequence ATGACCACTTCCTCCCCAACCCGGCCGGTGCCGGTTGATGACGACGCCGCCTCCGCGCCGGCGCAGGGATACGGCTGGTCCTACATTCTCAATGCAACGCTGCGCCACAAACGCGAGCTGGTCAAGGCCAACCTCATTGCCGTGGTCGCGGTGCTGGCCAGCGTGCCCATCCCGTTGATGATGCCGCTGCTGGTGGACGAGGTGTTGCTGGAACAGCCCGGGCCGCTGGTCGGGTTTATGCAGGGGCTGTTTCCCGCGCCGTGGCACGGTCCGGTGCTGTATATTCTGTTCATCCTGCTGGTCACTGTATTACTGCGCCTGAGTTCGATCATGTTCACAGTCTGGCAGACTCGCCAGTTCACCCTGGTGGCCAAGGATGTGGTGTATCGCATTCGTCGCACGCTGTTAAATCGCCTGCGACGCATCTCCATGGCCGAGTACGAAACCCTCGGCAGCGGGACGGTGGCCTCCTACTTTGTGACCGATCTCAATGCCATCGACGAGTTTATCGGCCAGTCGGTGAGCAAGACCCTGATTGCCGGCCTGTCGCTGATCGGGGTTACCGCGGTATTGCTCTGGCTGCACTGGCAACTGGCCCTGTTTATCCTGTTTCTCAATCCGCTGGTGATCTATTTCACCGTCACTCTGGGCAAAAAGGTCAAGACACTCAAAAAGCGCGAGAACAAGGCCTTTGAGCTGTTTCAGGAATCCCTGGTGGAAACCCTCGACGCGGTGCGCCAGATACGCGCCAGTAATCGCGAGCGCCATTATCTGGGCCGGGTGATCGACGCCGCACGCCGGGTGAAAAGCCACTCGGCCGACTACTCCTGGAAATCCGATGCCGCCAGTCGACTCTCGTTCGGCGTGTTTCTGCTCGGCTTTGACAGCTTTCGCGCCATCGGCATGTTAATGGTGGTGTTCTCGGATCTGACCATTGGCCAGATGATGGCGGTGTTCGGTTATCTGTGGTTCATGATGACACCGGTGCAGGAACTGCTGAACCTGCAGTATGCGTTCTATTCCGCGAAAGCCGCCCTGCAGCGCATCAATACCCTGCTCGACCTGCGCCTGGAGCCCCGCTATCCCCATCATCAGAATCCGTTTTCCGGCAAGATCACCACCGGCATTCGCCTGGACGACATCAGTTTTACCTATGGCGACAACGAACCGGTGTTGCGTCATGTTTCGCTGAACGTCAAACCGGGGGAGAAAATCGCGCTGGTCGGCGCCAGCGGCGGCGGCAAATCCACGCTGGTTCAGGTGCTGCTTGGCATCTATCCCTTTGACAGCGGCATGCTCTATTTCGATGATGTGCCGATTACCCGCATTGGTCTGGATGTGGTGCGCGAGAACGTCGTCACGGTGCTGCAGCAGCCGGCCATGTTCAATGACACCGTTCGCCACAACCTGACCCTGGGAGAGGAACAGGACGACGCACAACTGTGGCAGGCTCTGCGCATTGCCCAGCTCGAAGAGATCGTCTTACAGATGCCGCACAGGCTGGACACGCTGATCGGCCGCCAGGGCGTGCGCCTCTCCGGCGGCCAGCAGCAGCGCCTGGCCATTGCCCGCATGATCCTGGCCAACCCGAAAATCGTCATTCTGGATGAAGCCACCTCGGCCCTGGATATCGACACCGAAGCACGCCTGCACCGGGCCCTGCATGATTACCTGCAGGAACGCACCACGTTGATCATCGCCCACCGGCTCAGCGCGGTGCGCCAGGCCGATCGGGTCTATGTCTTCGAGGATGGGCATATTATCGAACATGGCTCGCACGAAGAGTTGATCGAAGCCGGCGGGCTGTATCAACGGCTTTACGGAAAACAGGCATAA
- a CDS encoding DUF6524 family protein: protein MARREITWVGIGWRFLAALVLVFCTYNPEGYSFVHWAADTAQGPLSLKIFVGILLIIGWTIFIRATLGSLGGFGMLLVVALFASMLWLLREWGVIPRGSFDTVAYMVLFVISALLAVGMTWSHIRRRLSGQFDIDDVED from the coding sequence ATGGCGAGGAGGGAAATTACCTGGGTCGGAATCGGCTGGCGCTTTCTGGCGGCACTGGTGCTGGTCTTCTGTACCTATAACCCGGAAGGCTACTCATTCGTCCACTGGGCGGCTGACACTGCGCAGGGGCCGCTGTCGCTGAAGATCTTTGTCGGAATCCTGCTGATTATCGGCTGGACGATTTTTATTCGCGCCACACTCGGCTCGCTGGGCGGCTTTGGCATGCTGCTGGTGGTCGCGCTGTTCGCCTCAATGCTGTGGTTGCTGAGGGAATGGGGCGTGATCCCGCGTGGTTCGTTTGACACCGTGGCCTACATGGTCCTGTTTGTCATCAGCGCCCTGCTGGCCGTGGGCATGACCTGGTCGCATATCCGCCGGCGCCTGAGCGGCCAGTTCGATATTGATGATGTCGAAGACTGA
- a CDS encoding DUF523 and DUF1722 domain-containing protein yields the protein MSADTLTHTIHIGISSCLLGQEVRYDGGHKRNVYVLNNLSEYFEFVPYCPEVAIGLGIPRPPIRLVRREDGIHAVGSEDPTMDKTDALRDYAFEVAGQLQQISGYILKKDSPSCGMERVRVFDHNNVPAKTGSGIYAETLMQCLPNLPFEEEGRLMDPVLRENFIERVFVYYRWQQMLQAGLSPSALVDFHSRHKFNVLAHDEPAYRRLGRLVADAGKEHLHSLAGSYIDILMQALKIPATRKRHTNVLMHVMGYLKNSLDGDDKQELLEVLEKYRLGQVPLIVPITLLKHHLRKNPQPYIDQQYYMNPYPEELMLRNSL from the coding sequence ATGAGCGCTGATACCCTGACACATACGATCCATATCGGTATCAGCAGCTGCCTGCTGGGCCAGGAGGTGCGTTACGACGGCGGGCACAAACGCAATGTGTATGTCCTGAATAACCTGAGCGAGTATTTCGAATTTGTTCCGTATTGTCCCGAAGTGGCGATCGGGCTGGGTATTCCCCGCCCGCCGATCCGGCTGGTGCGCCGCGAAGACGGGATACACGCGGTCGGCAGCGAAGACCCGACGATGGACAAGACCGACGCGCTGCGTGACTATGCCTTCGAGGTCGCCGGCCAGCTGCAACAGATTTCCGGCTATATATTAAAGAAAGACTCGCCCAGCTGTGGCATGGAGCGGGTGCGGGTGTTCGATCACAACAACGTTCCCGCCAAAACCGGCAGCGGCATTTATGCCGAAACCCTGATGCAGTGCCTGCCCAACCTGCCGTTCGAGGAAGAGGGGCGGCTGATGGATCCCGTATTGCGCGAGAACTTCATCGAGCGGGTGTTCGTCTATTATCGCTGGCAACAGATGCTGCAAGCCGGCCTGAGCCCCTCGGCACTGGTCGACTTCCATTCGCGGCACAAATTCAACGTGCTGGCCCACGACGAGCCCGCCTACCGCCGGCTGGGCCGTCTGGTCGCCGACGCCGGCAAGGAGCACCTGCATTCACTGGCCGGCAGCTACATCGACATCCTGATGCAGGCGCTGAAAATCCCCGCCACGCGCAAGCGGCATACCAACGTACTGATGCATGTCATGGGCTACCTGAAAAACTCGCTGGACGGCGACGACAAACAGGAACTGCTCGAAGTCCTGGAAAAATACCGCCTCGGCCAGGTGCCCCTGATCGTGCCCATCACCCTGCTTAAACACCACCTGCGCAAAAATCCACAGCCCTACATCGATCAGCAATACTACATGAATCCCTATCCCGAGGAACTCATGCTGCGCAACAGCCTGTAA
- a CDS encoding DUF3175 domain-containing protein, which produces MATKKKTSRWSQKVTEQSDALELDEGVFTWKDPKKIAKSLRDSAEASTRRKTEPYRSAMSMLVFYINRAGKNLDKQQLQILEQAKDELRTLYGREKKK; this is translated from the coding sequence ATGGCGACTAAAAAGAAAACCTCGCGCTGGTCACAGAAAGTCACCGAGCAAAGCGACGCCCTGGAACTGGATGAAGGCGTCTTCACCTGGAAGGACCCGAAGAAGATCGCCAAATCCCTGCGCGACTCCGCCGAGGCCAGCACCCGCCGCAAGACCGAACCCTACCGCTCCGCCATGTCCATGCTGGTCTTCTACATCAACCGCGCCGGCAAGAACCTCGACAAGCAGCAATTGCAGATCCTGGAACAGGCCAAGGACGAATTACGGACGCTGTACGGCAGGGAGAAGAAAAAATAG
- a CDS encoding PIN domain-containing protein produces the protein MSSYIVFDTNYLRSLGSNDYLEGNIPERLRTQIQIAIKRGDAVAIPRTVQLELNAWVKDLAAKDAANIRKAWELLNEKGFNVSPKPEETENIVDVYGIIKKRFSEVYLLEPGIENYLDAEQRTSFRLPPHPKNAEGEEFRDRIIWSQLISISKKSALPIVIVSSDKIFENGANTEEGKSARIINLKSEDDLNQLLDKRPAPIQNLINDIFIFSDKLAQNNIILCEDNISRVEDFRSKKEANGNMTSKFVLVTDEANALPPRINGNLIYHADVPVILDLKLADIVVQIHREFTPQEEIQSEIRRQMESSKRQFLEAELKNLIGD, from the coding sequence ATGTCGTCGTACATAGTTTTTGACACAAATTACCTGAGGTCTCTTGGATCAAACGATTATCTTGAAGGAAACATCCCTGAAAGATTGCGCACTCAAATTCAAATTGCAATTAAAAGAGGTGATGCAGTCGCTATTCCTAGAACGGTTCAGTTAGAGCTGAATGCATGGGTTAAAGACTTGGCAGCCAAAGATGCTGCTAACATTCGGAAAGCGTGGGAGCTGCTAAACGAAAAAGGATTTAATGTATCGCCTAAACCAGAAGAAACAGAAAATATAGTTGATGTATATGGCATTATTAAGAAGCGATTTTCTGAAGTCTATTTGCTTGAGCCGGGAATAGAAAACTACCTAGATGCAGAGCAACGAACATCATTTCGGCTCCCTCCACATCCAAAAAACGCAGAAGGAGAGGAGTTTAGAGACAGGATAATTTGGAGTCAGCTGATATCGATCTCTAAAAAATCAGCATTACCGATAGTGATTGTCTCAAGTGACAAAATATTTGAAAACGGCGCCAACACTGAAGAAGGCAAGTCTGCCCGAATAATTAATTTAAAAAGCGAGGATGATCTAAATCAATTGTTGGATAAGCGTCCCGCCCCGATTCAAAATCTTATAAACGATATATTTATATTTAGCGATAAACTAGCACAAAACAACATAATATTGTGTGAGGATAATATTAGCCGAGTAGAAGACTTTCGGTCCAAGAAAGAAGCGAATGGAAATATGACAAGTAAATTTGTTTTAGTTACGGATGAGGCCAATGCTCTTCCACCTAGAATTAATGGGAATCTAATATATCATGCTGATGTCCCAGTAATACTTGATTTAAAGCTAGCTGATATAGTGGTGCAAATCCACAGGGAATTTACTCCCCAGGAAGAAATACAAAGTGAAATAAGACGTCAAATGGAATCCTCTAAACGTCAATTTTTAGAGGCTGAGCTCAAAAACTTAATTGGTGACTGA
- a CDS encoding EAL domain-containing protein: MSNTLDTPIRDMLTISGEPENYTSKEFISRLLTIIRRHLKMDVAFISELVDGRRYFRHVDAKQGEDRVKVGGSDPEEDSYCLQVIEGRLPELIQDANDLEEARKLAATKDFPIGAHLSVPIRLENGRIYGTFCCFSTHPDHSLNERDLAMMHAFSEVAAEQIEQDLEEREKHNEIKHRISRVIDNELLNPVFQPIYDITTNTPTGFESLTRFKAEPARTPDVWFNEAAQVGLGVDLEIMALRRVLAEAERISSGYYVSVNLSPKTLLDGHIEELLCTQPDGRLVLELTEHAVVDCYEDLVDALLPLRNYGVRLAVDDAGAGFASFRHILALKPDIIKLDISITRNIDRDANRCELARGLMGFAHAVGSKIVAEGVETEAELDALRKIGIDMAQGYLLGKPMSVSELITNNYL, from the coding sequence ATGTCAAATACCCTGGACACTCCGATTAGAGATATGCTTACTATTTCGGGAGAGCCTGAGAATTACACATCGAAGGAATTCATCAGTCGTCTGCTTACCATTATTCGGCGTCACCTCAAGATGGATGTTGCCTTTATATCGGAACTTGTCGATGGCCGACGGTATTTTCGCCATGTTGATGCCAAACAAGGAGAAGACAGGGTTAAGGTCGGCGGGTCGGATCCAGAAGAAGATAGTTATTGTCTGCAGGTCATCGAGGGGCGCCTGCCCGAGTTAATTCAAGACGCTAACGATCTCGAGGAGGCACGGAAACTGGCGGCAACTAAGGATTTTCCTATAGGCGCTCATCTCAGCGTGCCGATAAGACTTGAAAATGGCCGTATCTACGGTACATTCTGCTGCTTCAGCACTCATCCTGACCATAGCCTCAACGAGCGGGATTTGGCGATGATGCACGCTTTTTCTGAAGTTGCAGCAGAGCAAATCGAACAGGACCTGGAAGAACGAGAAAAACATAACGAGATAAAACACCGTATCAGCCGAGTCATTGATAATGAGTTGCTGAATCCTGTGTTTCAACCAATATATGATATTACAACGAATACGCCGACTGGCTTCGAGTCACTGACGCGATTCAAGGCCGAACCGGCAAGAACACCCGATGTCTGGTTTAACGAGGCGGCTCAGGTTGGTCTCGGTGTAGACCTTGAGATCATGGCCTTGCGACGTGTGCTTGCCGAAGCGGAGCGAATTTCATCAGGTTACTACGTTTCCGTTAACCTTTCGCCAAAAACGTTGCTTGATGGTCATATTGAAGAATTACTCTGTACGCAACCTGATGGTCGCCTGGTACTTGAGTTGACAGAACATGCTGTGGTGGATTGTTATGAGGACCTGGTTGATGCCTTGCTTCCTTTGCGTAACTACGGCGTGCGGCTTGCCGTGGACGATGCCGGGGCAGGATTTGCGAGCTTCCGTCATATCCTGGCTTTGAAACCCGATATTATAAAACTCGATATAAGTATCACCCGCAATATTGACCGCGACGCCAACCGATGCGAATTGGCACGTGGTCTCATGGGTTTCGCTCACGCGGTAGGCAGCAAGATCGTGGCAGAAGGTGTGGAAACGGAAGCCGAACTCGACGCCCTGCGTAAAATCGGTATCGACATGGCTCAAGGCTACTTATTGGGTAAGCCGATGTCTGTTTCTGAACTTATAACTAACAATTATCTCTGA